AATTAGCAATCCTTGATTGTGGAGGTGGACCATCAAGTTTCAATGCTGAAATGAATCGCTCTGGATACAAAGTTATCTCTTGCGATCCGATTTATCAGTTTACAGCTACTGAAATTGCCGGACGCATCCAGGAAACTTATCCAGTAGTCATAAACAATACGCGGGACAACAAAGAGAACTTCGTCTGGAAAGATATCCAATCTCCAGAGCATCTTGGACAGATTAGGATGGCGGCTATGAACGAATTTCTGAAGGATTTCCCACTAGGAGTTAGAGAAGGACGCTATGTAAAGGATGAGTTACCTACTCTCTCATTCAGTACAAATCAATTTGATTTAGCATTATGCTCGCACCTGCTGTTCACTTACTCAGAGCAGCTCTCAGTCGATTTTCATCTTGCTTCGATTGTAGAGATGTGCCGAGTAGCAACAGAAGTACGAGTTTTTCCTCTACTGACTTATTTTAGTGGAGAAACGTCACCATTTCTCCAACCAGTAACAAGCCAATTAATAGCCCAAGGATACCGGGTAGAAATTAAACAAGTACCCTATGAATTCCAACGAAATGGGAACCAACTCCTGCGAGTGTTCTCAAACCGTTAGAATACGCCACCATAGAAGGGTAACGCTTGACATTTGTGACTAATTAAAACTTCCGTCTCCGGTGTTAGTTAGTTGGGTTTCGTTCCTCAACCCAACCTACCAACCTACATATTTTCGTAATATTGAGTTTGGCAGGTAAGAACAACTTCATAAATAAGTGTCTGCACTGCCAACAACTCTGTAGCTTACGAAAGGACTGGTTCTGCTTTCACCTTCTCTGCTTTGTTCTGCAAGATGTTTGGGACTTCGATACCGAACGGCTCACCTTCAACCGCTTGCGATCGGAAACCATCGACCCCGACTGGAATATCACCTTTGATAGTGGTGCGATAGAGAACGCGCTCCACTTCCAGATGATCCAGATCTTGAGGAGCTAAATGTGCGGTGGCGCGATTGTCCCAGAAAGCGATGTCACCGTTGTTCCAGCGAAAGCGGGTGGTGTAAGCGGGTTTAGTAATTTGGTTGAAGAACAACTCAAGCAACAAGTCACTCTCTTGGGGTGATACGTCAAGAATATGCGAGGTAAAGCCAGGATTCACGTACAAGGCGCGTTCGCCAGTCTCAGGATGAACGCGCACCACTGGGTGGATAGAAACTAGAGGATTAGCAGCGATGCGTTGGGCAAGTTTGCTGTAGCTAGGTATCCGTAAACGCGCATTAAAACGATGTTCGGCTTTTAATTTATCTGCCAGATCGCGTAGAGGTGCTGACAAACCCTCATAGGCTGCAACCAGATTAGTCCACTGTGTGTCACCACCAATACTAGGGACGTTAACCGCACGCAAAATTGATAAGGTAGGAGGGTTAACAACTGCTGTCACATCGGTGTGCCATCGGCTTTCATAGCTAGAACGACGCAAACCATTGCGCCGCTCAAAGCGGCTGCGGTCAATCGGTAAGATTTCTGAGAACCCTTCAATCGGCTCATCCTCGTGTGGATGTGCATAAGTTACTTCGCCAAAACGAGCTGTGAACGCAATTTGGGCAGTATGATCGATATTCTGACCGCGAAAGAACACGACTTTCCACTTCAAGAGTGCTTGACGAATTTCTTTGACTGCTTCATCGTGCAGAGGACGAGAAAGATCTACACCACTAATTTCCGCACCGATGAAACCAGCTACCTGTTTGACTTCTATGTGCTTGTTGCTCATAAGAATTTTTCAGATTTTAGTTTTATTATATGGTAAATTTATCGATTTACCGTATTTTTTTTAAATTGTGGCTAGTTCGATTAACAATCCAACTTGTCAGAAGGGGTAAGTGCCCTTGCAACCAAACCGATTCTAAAAGGCAAACAATACCACTCCCGATGACTGTATTGGGAGCACCAATGTACTGTGCTAGACTACCTGCCATTAAGTTACCTAAAGGTAACGTACCAATCATAGCTAGAGAATAAAGACTCATCACCCTGCCGCGCTTATCGTCTTCTACCAGGGTTTGGACAATCGTGTTACTACAAGAAACCTGAAGCATTCCACCGCCGCCGACCACCACTAGCATCAACAACGAAAGCCAGACCTCTCTAGATAGTGCAAAGGCAATTAGCCCAATCCCGATCGCAACAGGACACAATGCCATCAGCCGTTCTAAACCTAACACTTTTCGACACAAACTGAGATAGAGACACCCTATGAGCGAACCTACTGAACCTGCTCCACTCAAAAAGCCCAATGTCTCCCCACCGCCTTTGAGAATGTCAGCCGCAAAGATGGGAAGTAGCGTCATATAAGAGATGCCAAATAAACCATGCAATGCCAATAACAACAAGATGACGCGAATTGGCAATGCATTGTAGACATAGCTGAATCCTTCTTTTAATTTCTGCCAAGTGTCATTGGTTGACGATGTGACTGGTTTTGGAGTTGGTTGTAATCTCATTGCCGCTAGGGTTAATAAGGCTACAACGTAGCTAAGGCTGTCGTAAAGGAAGCAATATTTAGCTCCTAGCGTAGCAAGCAAAATACCACCAAGTGCAGGTCCAATCAATAGAGAACTGCTGAGTATGGCGGAATAAAGCGCGATCGCGTTGCCCAAATCGGCGCGATCGTCTACTGTTTCAATGACGATCGCATACCTGACAGGCATATCTAAACCTTTCAACAATCCACCAAGAATACTAACAATGATTAATAACCAGAAATTGACTAACTCTAAAAAACTGAGTACAGTCAAACTCAGCGAAACGATAATTCCCAGCACCTGCACCAACATCAGTAAATCTCGCCGACTCCAGCGAGCGGATAAAACTCCTGAAAACGGTGCCAGAATTAAAGTAGGTAGAAATTGCAGAAACCCAGTTAAGCCTAACAACCAAGCAGAATTTGTCAGTTCATAAATCAGCCAGGAAATTGTGACCTGGGTCATGAAGGTACCTGATAGAGACAGGGTTTGTCCGCTAAAGAAGAGTCGAAAGTTACGTGATTTGAATGCAGGTAAATACAAATAAATGTTCTTCACCCAGCCGTTTAATTGCCGATACCCCATTCTCTCTCCCCAATTAGCGATTGTAACAACTGGACTTTTTGGTCTGTTAAAGGACTTCCAAAGAAAAAAATAACCAACTTTCTCTTGTGGTACGGGCTTCTAGCCCGTCACTAATAAAGAACGGGCGAGGACGCCCGTCCCACAAGATGGATAATTTATTTCTTGGATATCCCTAAAAATTAGAAATGAGTCAGGTATCCACCGTCAACAGCCAAAACTTGACCTGTAACGTAGGACGCCGCAGTTGAAGCAAAAAAACGATCGCACCAGCAATTTCTTTTGGTTCTCCCCAACGTCCCAAAGAAGTCCGCTTCTGCAGCTAGTCAGCGATTTCGCGATCGGCAACTAGATCGGCATTGGATTCCGTTGCGAAAAAGCCAGCGCTCTAGGCTTTCCTGGCTTCGTCCATTAATGAGAACAAACGCTCCGGCATTCGCGAGCGCTTTGGCAATTTCTAGCCCCAGTCCCCGAACTCCTCCAGTCACGAGAGCAATTTTTCCATCTAATGAGAATCCAGTTGGCGTCATAGTAACTCCTTTTTAAGGTCTACTTTATTGACTTGTATTTTAAAAAGGACTATGTAATACTTTTGGCATTGTACATTAAATCGACCGACAAACAGTAATATCCTATAAGGAAGAAATTTCATGAGTAACATCGAACTTTACTTTGCCAAAGCTTCTACTTTCTCCCAACGCACCCGTGTTGTAGTTTTGGAAAAAAGAATTGACTTTACTCCAATTGAAATTGACTTACAAAATAAACCAGAGGGGTTTACACGAATTTCACGCTATGGTAAGGTTCCTGCTATCAAACATGGGGACATTGAAATCTATGAGTCTGCTATCATCAACGAATATTTAGAAGAAGTCTTTCCAGAACCACCTTTGTTGCCTCAGACTCCTGGAGAAAAAGCGATCGCTCGCATTTGGATAGACTACGCCAACACTCGCCTAGTACCTGCATTTAGCAAATTCCTGCGGAGTAAAGAGACTAACGAACAGGAACAAGGACGAAGAGAGTTCACTGAAGCTCTATTGTATATTGAAGAAGAAGGATTGGGTAAGCTTTCTGGCAGTGGTTCTTACTGGTTGGGAGATAAGTTTAGTCTGGTCGATATTAGTTTTTATCCATGGTTTGAGCGCTTACCTCTGTTAACACACTTCCGCAAATTTACACTGCCAACAGAAACACCTCGCCTGCAGAAATGGTGGAATGTGGTACGCGATCGCGAGTCAATTCGAGCAGTTGCAAATCCAGAGAGCTACTATCTGGAAAGATTTGCCAAGATTCTCGGCGAACCTGCTGTCGTGGGTGGTGCTCAAAAGTAGAGCAATATTCTTTTCTTCGTCAGTTTTATGAATCTGAGAAATTCACCCGATAGTGTTGTTTTACTACAAAACCCTAAAACTGCGATCGCCACTGCTCTAGTAGGTTTTTGTGCGTTTCTCAACCTCTATTCTCCTCAGGCGCTACTGCCTCTGTTCGCACAGGTCTTTCATGCCTCTAAAGTAGAAGTGAGCCTAACTGTGAGCGCAACAACAACGGCAGTAGCCTTGTCCGCACCATGGGCAGGTGTTTTGGCTGATATCTTAGGTCGTAAGCGTCTAATTGTTCCATCCCTATTGATACTGAGTTTACTAACAGGCTTAGTATCAACTGCATCTGGGTTGCATACCATTATCTTCTGGCGTTTTTTGCAAGGTCTGATGATGGCAGTGGTTTTCGCTGTTAGTATTGCCTAAGTGAGCGAAGAGTGGACGGGAGCAGGGGTTGGCGTGGTGCGGGCTTCTAGCCCGCCACTAGTAGCAGGGGTTGGCGTGGTGCGGGCTTCTAGCCCGCCACTAGTATAGGACGGGCGAGGACGCCCGTACCACAAGAGAAAATTGAATATTTTTTTATTTGAAAGTCCTTAAACAAACCTATTTTCACAGGAAAAAATTTTTAGATTATGAGCAAAGTACGTGCTGTAGTTGTTGACCCTAATGTGCCAGGACGTTTGGCACTGCGTGACGTGGAAGCACCTACCCCAGCTGCAAACGAAGCAGTGATTCGGGTTGCTGCAATTTCTCTTAACCGAGGTGAAGTCAGACGTTCTACCACAGCTGAAGCAGGTTGGAAACCTGGTTGGGATTTGGCTGGGATTGTGGAAACTCCTGCGGTTGATGGTTCGG
This genomic interval from Scytonema hofmannii PCC 7110 contains the following:
- a CDS encoding MFS transporter, translating into MGYRQLNGWVKNIYLYLPAFKSRNFRLFFSGQTLSLSGTFMTQVTISWLIYELTNSAWLLGLTGFLQFLPTLILAPFSGVLSARWSRRDLLMLVQVLGIIVSLSLTVLSFLELVNFWLLIIVSILGGLLKGLDMPVRYAIVIETVDDRADLGNAIALYSAILSSSLLIGPALGGILLATLGAKYCFLYDSLSYVVALLTLAAMRLQPTPKPVTSSTNDTWQKLKEGFSYVYNALPIRVILLLLALHGLFGISYMTLLPIFAADILKGGGETLGFLSGAGSVGSLIGCLYLSLCRKVLGLERLMALCPVAIGIGLIAFALSREVWLSLLMLVVVGGGGMLQVSCSNTIVQTLVEDDKRGRVMSLYSLAMIGTLPLGNLMAGSLAQYIGAPNTVIGSGIVCLLESVWLQGHLPLLTSWIVNRTSHNLKKIR
- a CDS encoding MFS transporter; the protein is MNLRNSPDSVVLLQNPKTAIATALVGFCAFLNLYSPQALLPLFAQVFHASKVEVSLTVSATTTAVALSAPWAGVLADILGRKRLIVPSLLILSLLTGLVSTASGLHTIIFWRFLQGLMMAVVFAVSIA
- a CDS encoding SDR family NAD(P)-dependent oxidoreductase translates to MTPTGFSLDGKIALVTGGVRGLGLEIAKALANAGAFVLINGRSQESLERWLFRNGIQCRSSCRSRNR
- a CDS encoding TauD/TfdA dioxygenase family protein, with the translated sequence MSNKHIEVKQVAGFIGAEISGVDLSRPLHDEAVKEIRQALLKWKVVFFRGQNIDHTAQIAFTARFGEVTYAHPHEDEPIEGFSEILPIDRSRFERRNGLRRSSYESRWHTDVTAVVNPPTLSILRAVNVPSIGGDTQWTNLVAAYEGLSAPLRDLADKLKAEHRFNARLRIPSYSKLAQRIAANPLVSIHPVVRVHPETGERALYVNPGFTSHILDVSPQESDLLLELFFNQITKPAYTTRFRWNNGDIAFWDNRATAHLAPQDLDHLEVERVLYRTTIKGDIPVGVDGFRSQAVEGEPFGIEVPNILQNKAEKVKAEPVLS
- a CDS encoding glutathione S-transferase family protein; its protein translation is MSNIELYFAKASTFSQRTRVVVLEKRIDFTPIEIDLQNKPEGFTRISRYGKVPAIKHGDIEIYESAIINEYLEEVFPEPPLLPQTPGEKAIARIWIDYANTRLVPAFSKFLRSKETNEQEQGRREFTEALLYIEEEGLGKLSGSGSYWLGDKFSLVDISFYPWFERLPLLTHFRKFTLPTETPRLQKWWNVVRDRESIRAVANPESYYLERFAKILGEPAVVGGAQK